Proteins from one Podospora pseudoanserina strain CBS 124.78 chromosome 1, whole genome shotgun sequence genomic window:
- a CDS encoding hypothetical protein (COG:S; EggNog:ENOG503Q4R5), translating into MAANRDLPDITVAVDYGTTFTGVGWQHVKEPDSSRQIISDWPGYSERTDLKVPSVLSKKLFKQPNGQGVRKWGFQCEDSAGTAEEDMSENDKWRYLKICLDSDYHKETIGQNFSWAPATMKEVHLLVCDYLSHVYCHVKKSISDALRLDNAKDWDNLSVEFVFSVPTTWEGVGGQEILDDFLKIVKDAGFGSAQRHRVMLGLTEAEAAAVATLGNTGSPLLHFKNGDTLLSIDAGGGTTDLALVRATKTKPPVMEQIQSVTGIVVGSRLIDLEFQRLIDIRLKAHPEEQSKLPLNKLLSLSQSCQYRTVKHRFGEPVYDRNYKIEVPGLDPNIRSEGLNIEGGAMKFTKEEFQGLFDDQVAIILRTLDEVVGKFQETVQYIILSGGLGSSTYVFNKVKEHIDRSTTRALRKGETQLPRIDDPQLVVVRGLLLEQAQGILRKRIARASYGLITSLPYSKKKHFGEVKRTDELNRKDYVLDQIRWILKRDTIIDHGKQFEVEVERREDLDHPLQWKDIIVVSRIEARWLPPSMPTSMAEALYEIEVDLNKVRGSILKKTRSWPLPITKYYVCQYKIRLSVEPSGNMQFQVEYQGNIVPGNHTLLRSKIEVCHDYTLRPVLALLTMYFQSEWVVES; encoded by the exons ATGGCAGCAAACAGAGACTTGCCTGATATAACTGTTGCAGTTGACTATGGCACCACATTCACTG GAGTCGGATGGCAGCATGTGAAGGAGCCAGATTCCAGCCGCCAAATCATCAGTGACTGGCCCGGGTACAGCGAAAGAACAGACCTGAAAGTTCCATCTGTTCTCTCCAAGAAACTTTTCAAACAGCCTAACGGTCAGGGCGTACGCAAGTGGGGTTTCCAATGCGAGGACTCTGCCGGGACTGCGGAAGAGGATATGAGTGAGAACGACAAATGGAGATACCTCAAAATTTGCCTCGACTCCGACTACCACAAGGAGACCATTGGGCAAAATTTCTCATGGGCTCCTGCAACTATGAAGGAAGTTCACCTCCTCGTTTGCGACTACTTGAGCCATGTTTATTGTCACGTGAAGAAAAGTATCTCTGACGCGCTCCGCTTGGACAATGCGAAGGATTGGGATAATCTCTCAGTTGAGTTCGTCTTCAGCGTGCCAACAACctgggaaggggttggagggcaAGAGATTTTGGATGACTTTCTGAAGATCGTCAAAGATGCTGGGTTTGGGTCGGCTCAAAGGCATAGGGTAATGTTGGGTTTGACGGAAGCCGAGGCAGCCGCAGTGGCAACACTCGGCAACACTGGTTCGCCGCTGCTGCATTTCAAAAACGGGGACACTCTTCTATCCATTGACGCTGGGGGCGGCACCACTGACCTTGCGCTTGTCAGGGCTACCAAGACGAAACCACCGGTCATGGAACAGATCCAATCTGTGACAGGAATTGTTGTCGGCTCCAGGTTGATTGACTTGGAGTTTCAGCGGTTAATTGATATTCGGCTCAAGGCTCATCCAGAAGAACAGTCGAAGCTTCCGCTCAACAAGCTTTTATCACTATCGCAGAGTTGTCAATATCGAACGGTGAAGCACAGGTTTGGAGAGCCAGTTTATGACAGAAATTACAAGATTGAGGTTCCCGGCTTAGACCCAAACATTCGCAGTGAGGGTCTAAACATAGAGGGTGGCGCTATGAAGTTCACGAA GGAGGAGTTTCAGGGGCTATTCGATGACCAAGTCGCCATAATACTGCGTACATTAGATGAAGTTGTGGGCAAGTTCCaggagacggtg CAATACATCATCCTTTCAGGGGGCTTAGGTAGCTCCACCTACGTTTTTAACAAAGTCAAAGAGCACATCGACCGTTCGACTACAAGGGCTTTGCGCAAAGGAGAAACCCAACTCCCAAGGATTGACGATCCacagcttgttgttgtccgGGGTTTATTGCTTGAGCAAGCACAAGGAATTCTTCGAAAACGCATTGCACGAGCTAGCTATGGTCTGATCACCTCTCTGCCATATTCCAAAAAAAAGCACTTCGGTGAGGTCAAGCGTACCGATGAGTTAAACCGCAAGGACTATGTTCTTGATCAGATTCGTTGGATACTCAAGAGAGATACCATCATCGACCACGGAAAACAATTCGAGGTTGAAGTTGAACGACGTGAAGACCTGGATCACCCTCTCCAGTGGAAAGACATCATCGTGGTTTCGCGAATTGAAGCTCGCTGGCTGCCCCCGAGCATGCCAACCT CGATGGCCGAAGCGTTGTATGAGATAGAGGTTGACCTGAACAAAGTTCGAGGGTCAATCCTCAAGAAAACGCGGTCCTGGCCTCTTCCAATAACGAAATACTACGTGTGCCAGTACAAGATTCGGTTGTCAGTCGAGCCTTCAGGGAACATGCAATTTCAAGTTGAATACCAAGGCAATATTGTTCCTGGGAATCATACGCTTCTTCGAAGTAAAATAGAGGTTTGTCACGACTATACTCTCCGCCCTGTCCTCGCTCTGCTAACAATGTATTTCCAGTCCGAATGGGTCGTAGAATCATAA
- a CDS encoding hypothetical protein (EggNog:ENOG503P65Q) translates to MATGTSLATEWLQLPIIGSSTQTPSCPSAIFNASSAANVTAHLLVQTPITLSPTAQNAAPPVTVTCIYPIVYGSNLGNTNSTSDAITSIASTAPTTNQSTASLIAPSTISTGSKTDPTSSTVPNKSFNHAIGRPSSAEIIGIALGSFGAGLSLSGFVWGLFFFLRRKRRSKPDNHPILPDKATSETPVSFPRPLEGKTTHSSVLAAGRSPGLALHSYLLDGPGDSEIGSEFNDLGFLLKSHVDDCYHRKPVSYGLASIKQSLEGLGLDEWTQEQIAKSALDPRQRHAAIRSFMSRVIFSALDIQSISGHSLLPPEVVAFVKALPPTVKSQSPRSPTTQVLDMWRRCSAFLLHEDRQERTLLPPPQGSQWQVKELQRALDKFLVHFLDEHTQVRQNQGEDLNAVIQEFVKFGYVVFSHSCSWRYSFEAEHTCSSKGIVMMPGLERLTRRNGEVLEKPQVIVPPLFENTH, encoded by the exons ATGGCAACAGGGACAAGCCTAGCGACAGAATGGCTTCAACTCCCGATTATAGGGAGCTCTACGCAAACTCCATCTTGTCCTAGTGCCATCTTCAATGCCTCTTCCGCTGCAAATGTCACAGCGCATCTTCTAGTTCAAACTCCCATAACTCTATCGCCAACAGCTCAGAACGCAGCTCCGCCTGTGACTGTAACGTGTATATACCCAATCGTTTACGGGTCGAACCTTGGAAATACGAACTCAACATCCGACGCGATAACATCAATAGCATCGACCGCGCCTACAACAAACCAATCGACTGCTTCCTTGATTGCTCCCAGCACGATATCGACGGGTTCCAAAACCGatccaacatcatcaacggtCCCCAACAAATCTTTCAACCACGCAATCGGGCGACCTTCGAGTGCAGAAATCATTGGTATTGCACTGGGAAGCTTTGGCGCTGGGCTCTCTCTTTCAGGTTTCGTGTggggtctttttttttttttgagacGGAAACGAAGATCGAAGCCTGATAATCATCCAATTCTTCCCGACAAAGCAACCTCCGAGACTCCAGTTTCTTTCCCTAGGCCACTCGAGGGGAAAACCACACACTCTTCGGTTCTTGCCGCAGGCCGCTCGCCTGGTCTCGCACTTCACAGTTACCTGCTGGATGGCCCAGGGGACAGCGAGATTGGCTCCGAGTTCAATGATCTTGGATTTCTGTTGAAGAGCCATGTTGATGATTGCTACCATCGAAAGCCTGTGTCCTATGGCCTTGCTTCTATCAAGCAGTCACTCGAAGGGCTGGGTTTGGACGAGTGGACCCAGGAACAAATCGCCAAATCGGCTTTGGATCCCAGACAGCGCCATGCGGCCATTCGAAGCTTCATGTCACGCGTCATTTTTTCTGCCCTTGATATCCAAAGCATCTCTGGACATTCTTTGCTTCCTCCCGAGGTCGTGGCATTCGTCAAGGCATTGCCTCCTACAGTGAAGTCTCAAAGTCCAAGGTCACCAA CGACCCAAGTGCTGGACATGTGGCGTCGATGTTCTGCTTTCCTCCTTCATGAGGACAGACAAGAAAGGACACTCTTGCCTCCCCCACAAGGCAGCCAATGGCAAGTGAAGGAACTGCAAAGGGCCCTTGATAAGTTCTTGGTGCATTTTCTTGATGAGCACACCCAGGTTCGACAGAATCAAGGCGAGGATTTGAATGCAGTCATTCAAGAGTTTGTCAAGTTTGGCTACGTGGTCTTTTCCCACTCTTGTAGTTGGCGATATTCATTTGAAGCAGAGCACACGTGCTCGTCAAAAGGAATTGTGATGATGCCTGGACTTGAGAGGTTAACACGCCGGAATGGTGAAGTACTAGAAAAGCCCCAGGTGATAGTTCCACCCCTGTTTGAGAACACTCACTAA
- a CDS encoding hypothetical protein (COG:S; EggNog:ENOG503P1UE), translated as MITKAAASYMNGQLSTNIDSAYGYVSFLAQFARQVRDIEIIRQDWRNPSKLVSLLPLLRQFRIRNATDPRDKVYALIGMVQYWGGQHKIAPDYNLDVTNVYWQVSITVIKNMQSLEVLCGTPNATSDGDPRLTHPGHPSWVIDWSYRPSATENIRLETQGFYDASSRLPPGQVRLHGRLLLEVEGVELDRIHWVCDEVVNSHHGRDGGARRWREVVKSWEELVAELLGDDNRPYAGGGTVGNAFWRTICGNIEYTHAGISLAGDDVSSAYAKWRSVDFHHRRTTSIVGDHLQEPVFNAKYGMTEKELESEKRNAFHYAVRFACSDRKFFITDKGYIGTGPRGVSSGDRVSVVSGSRVPLILRPSTQEVGCNHRVVETLIKRPEDRVFYQAGEEAKQMMRQGDSVCNELHRGLYNLIGDAYVHGAMDGVGLPADGSFLAPVFLR; from the exons ATGATCACGAAAGCAGCGGCGTCATATATGAACGGCCAGCTTTCTACAAACATCGACTCGGCCTACGGATACGTATCATTCTTGGCACAATTTGCACGGCAAGTAAGAGATATCGAGATCATCCGACAGGACTGGCGAAACCCATCAAAGCTCGTTTCACTGCTTCCTCTGCTCCGACAGTTCAGGATACGGAATGCAACAGACCCCAGAGATAAGGTGTATGCACTCATCGGCATGGTCCAGTATTGGGGTGGCCAACACAAGATTGCTCCCGACTACAACCTTGACGTGACAAATGTTTACTGGCAGGTGTCTATCACAGTCATCAAAAACATGCAGTCGCTTGAGGTTCTGTGTGGCACACCAAACGCCACAAGTGATGGCGACCCACGGCTCACCCATCCAGGGCATCCCTCCTGGGTGATAGACTG GAGTTACAGACCAAGTGCCACCGAAAACATCCGCCTTGAAACACAAGGATTCTATGATGCCTCAAGCCGCCTGCCCCCCGGCCAGGTTCGTCTTCACGGCCGGCTCCTATTAGAGGTAGAAGGAGTTGAGCTCGATCGGATCCACTGGGTCTGCGACGAAGTAGTCAACTCCCATCACGGCAGAGACGGTGGCGCCAGACGATGGCGAGAGGTCGTGAAGAGTTGGGAAGAGCTAGTCGCCGAGCTCCTAGGAGACGACAATCGACCATATGCTGGTGGAGGAACCGTTGGCAATGCCTTTTGGCGCACTATCTGCGGTAACATTGAATACACCCACGCTGGAATATCCCTCGCTGGGGACGATGTGTCGTCAGCATACGCCAAATGGCGAAGCGTCGACTTTCATCATAGAAGAACGACATCAATCGTTGGTGATCACCTGCAGGAACCGGTCTTCAATGCCAAGTATGGGATGACtgagaaggagttggagtCTGAAAAGAGGAACGCATTCCACTACGCCGTCAGGTTTGCGTGCAGTGATAGGAAGTTCTTTATCACGGATAAGGGTTACATCGGGACTGGCCCTCGCGGCGTAAGCAGTGGTGATAGGGTTTCTGTTGTGTCGGGGAGCCGGGTACCGCTGATATTGCGACCTTCAACACAAGAGGTAGGGTGCAACCATAGAGTGGTTGAGACGTTGATCAAGCGGCCCGAAGACCGAGTGTTCTACCAGGCTGGTGAAGAAGCCAAACAGATGATGAGACAAGGAGATAGCGTCTGCAACGAGTTGCATCGGGGACTGTATAATCTGATAGGGGATGCTTATGTTCATGGGGCTATGGATGGGGTAGGTTTGCCTGCGGATGGGTCTTTTCTTGCTCCAGTGTTTCTTCGGTGA
- a CDS encoding hypothetical protein (EggNog:ENOG503P1XW; COG:U), with the protein MSATTIQSLKVLVESIILDPKYHDILTVVKGARNGAVYGAKVRFPHALVMIMLFRSGTFREKVRLIFNATKTHALNLAKFATIYKSTCLLLKLYGATPGKEGPYDSFIAGLLGGYVVFGQRSKRGKISSVSQQIVIYIFARVALALARLAVKPGYGLPGVSEPKQSAAISHYAWPVFASMSWAAVMHLFRWHAAELQPSLRSSMVYIYQNSDDWDGLRNFIWHNK; encoded by the exons AtgtcagccaccaccatccagaGCCTCAAG GTTCTTGTGGAGAGCATCATTCTCGACCCAAAATACCATGACATCCTCACAGTTGTCAAGGGCGCACGCAATGGCGCTGTCTACGGCGCAAAAGTCCGCTTTCCACATGCCTTGGT GATGATAATGCTCTTTCGCTCCGGAAC ATTCCGTGAGAAAGTACGACTCATTTTCAATGCTACAAAAACACACGCCCTGAATTTGGCAAAATTTGCGACGATATACAAGTCAACATGCTTGCTTCTGAAGCTGTACGGGGCTACGCCGGGCAAAGAAG GCCCTTATGACAGCTTTATTGCCGGTCTTCTAGGCGGCTACGTTGTGTTTGGCCAGCGATCCAAGCGCGGCAAGATCTCGAGCGTCAGCCAGCAAATCGTCATCTACATCTTTGCGCGCGTCgcgctggcgctggcgcGTCTGGCAGTCAAGCCCGGGTATGGTCTTCCGGGGGTGTCAGAACCGAAGCAGAGTGCGGCGATCAGTCACTATGCCTGGCCAGTCTTTGCCAGCATGTCATGGGCAGCCGTGATGCATCTCTTCAGATGGCATGCCGCCGAGCTGCAGCCTAGCTTGCGCAGCAGCATGGTTTACATCTACCAGAATTCTGACGACTGGGACGGGCTACGGAACTTTATATGGCACAACAAATGA
- a CDS encoding hypothetical protein (COG:O; EggNog:ENOG503P70G) — protein MAPQTYDCQICLSPFTSPLSPLPPFALPGCNHFHCPGCLSENLAQSLKSLPFKPATCCTQATFIPPSVFRRREFGIPRDRVRLYRQKITEYQASYPTSPASRRRRQQTPPETVQGLSGVRIVFYGAPMPLKVNLPTYCHDAKCGAFIPDVMGGRCRRCKKRTCEICKMGMHLGQGGCRKEDLFRIEERTEVRRLAAMELVTLDVKKVKAASRSEREKMEREKREKREREKELWALTRALMREKEWKRCPRCKNGVEKTEGCNHMICVCGIDWCYRCERVWGASHIIGVGACAG, from the coding sequence ATGGCACCCCAAACCTACGACTGTCAAATCTGCCTCAGCCcattcacctcccccctctccccccttcctccctttGCCCTCCCGGGATGCAATCACTTCCACTGCCCCGGCTGCCTCTCGGAAAACCTAGCCCAAtccctcaaatccctccccttcaaaccAGCCACCTGCTGCACCCAGGCAACCTTCATCCCTCCCTCTGTCTTCCGCCGCCGGGAGTTTGGTATACCACGAGACAGGGTGCGCCTCTATCGACAGAAAATAACAGAGTACCAAGCCTCCTATCCCACGTCACCTGCGTCAAGACGAAGGAGACAACAGACACCACCGGAAACGGTACAGGGTTTGTCAGGGGTGAGGATTGTGTTTTATGGAGCGCCGATGCCGCTGAAGGTCAATTTGCCAACTTACTGCCATGATGCGAAATGCGGGGCGTTTATACCGGATGTTATGGGGGGCAGGTGTAGGAGGTGCAAGAAGAGGACGTGTGAGATTTGCAAGATGGGGATGCACCTCGGGCAGGGCGGCTGtaggaaggaggatttgtTTAGGATTGAGGAGAGAAccgaggtgaggaggttggctgCTATGGAGCTTGTTACCTTGGATGTGAAAAAGGTTAAGGCGGCAAGCaggagtgagagagagaaaatggagagggagaagagagagaagagggagagggagaaggagttgtGGGCGCTGACGAGGGCGCTGATGAGGGAAAAGGAGTGGAAGAGGTGCCCGCGGTGTAAGAATGGGGTTGAGAAGACGGAGGGCTGTAATCATATGATTTGTGTTTGTGGGATCGATTGGTGCTATCGTTGCGAGAGGGTTTGGGGGGCTAGTCATATCATTGGGGTGGGGGCTTGTGCTGGGTAG
- the NSA2 gene encoding Ribosome biogenesis protein (BUSCO:EOG09263ZBF; EggNog:ENOG503NYAP; COG:J): protein MPQNEYIERHRKLHGKRLDHEERTRKKAAREGHKQSENAQNLRGLRAKLYAKQRHSQKIQMRKTIKQHEERNVKGAPAENEPSNPIPSYLLDRANPTSAKALSSQIKSKRAEKAARFSVPIPKVKGISEEELFKVVKTGKKVHKKGWKRVVTKPTFVGPDFTRRPVKYERFIRPMGLRYKKANVTHPTLNVTVQLPILGVKKNPSNPLYTQLGVLSKGTIIEVNVSDLGMVTASGKIAWGRYAQITNNPENDGCLNAVLLV from the exons ATG CCCCAGAACGAGTATATCG AAAGACACCGCAAGCTTCACGGCAAGCGTCTCGATCATGAGGAGCGCACGCGCAAGAAGGCCGCTCGTGAGGGCCATAAGCAGAGCGAGAATGCGCAGAACCTCCGCGGCCTGAGGGCCAAGCTGTACGCTAAGCAGCGTCACTCGCAAAAGATCCAGATGCGCAAGACGATCAAGCAGCACGAAGAGCGCAACGTCAAGGGCGCCCCCGCCGAGAACGAGCCCTCCAACCCTATTCCCTCGTACCTTCTCGACCGCGCCAACCCCACATCCGCCAAGGCTCTCTCCAGTCAGATCAAGAGCAAACGTGccgagaaggcggcgaggtttTCGGTGCCGATTCCCAAGGTCAAGGGTATCAGTGAGGAGGAGTTAttcaaggttgtcaagaCGGGCAAGAAGGTGCAcaagaaggggtggaagcGTGTGGTTACGAAGCCTACTTTTGTTGGGCCTGATTTCACCAGACGGCCGGTCAAATACGAAC GTTTCATTCGCCCCATGGGTCTCCGGTACAAGAAGGCCAATGTCACACACCCAACTCTCAATGTCACGGTACAGCTCCCGATCTTGGGCGTCAAGAAgaaccccagcaaccccctgTACACCCAGCTCGGTGTTTTGTCCAAGGGTACCATTATCGAGGTCAACGTCTCCGATCTTGGTATGGTCACAGCTTCCGGAAAGATTGCCTGGGGTCGTTACGCCCAGATtaccaacaaccccgagaACGACGGCTGCCTGAACGCTGTTTTGCTTGTCTAa
- a CDS encoding hypothetical protein (EggNog:ENOG503P4FG; COG:S), translated as MGIADLLGAITGEKPSPSPTSNPTSRHSTTAPKRKAEDDLRNTLPKAQRTETTADGLSRPNISSPKPASRPIDKSTTASGSAYSGSSRPPVKSTTASATRPSTVVTNGTRPGVSSNGSKPLPSRPVANRPSPSDSGPPKKRSFAEIMARARENQEARESLGKISHKPVERNLTMKERKELKADQAKQAKVAGRKGSAAPPASSRTAPKNGVERNRVSPGASSAKAKAAAEEENKKIKKAALATTGYTGTARPRPGATTKPKASSSGPDRDPRDKVRERPRYGGSRSRYEEEDDDLDDFVEYDEDEDDPYAYGRRGGYDDMSDESDMEAGLSDIEVEETAAERRARLEDKQEEEREKRLKREKEERKRKALEAMRASRR; from the exons ATGGGG ATTGCGGACCTTCTTGGGGCCATCACTGGCGAGAAACCCAGCCCATCACCGACCTCAAACCCCACATCGCGACATAGCACGACGGCACCCAAACGAAAGGCCGAGGATGATTTGCGTAACACGCTCCCAAAGGCACAGCGCACTGAGACCACTGCAGATGGGCTATCGCGGCCCAACATCAGCTCCCCAAAACCAGCTTCCCGGCCGATAGATAAGTCCACAACCGCTTCCGGAAGCGCATACTCTGGGTCATCGCGACCACCAGTCAAATCGACGACTGCGTCAGCAACCAGACCAAGCACAGTTGTGACCAATGGCACCCGTCCAGGTGTCTCCTCCAATGGCAGCAAGCCTCTGCCATCGCGGCCTGTCGCTAACcgaccatcaccatcggaCTCGGGCCCCCCAAAGAAGCGGTCATTTGCAGAAATTATGGCGAGGGCACGTGAGAACCAGGAGGCACGGGAATCGCTTGGCAAGATCAGTCACAAGCCAGTGGAGAGGAACCTGACCATGAAGGAGCGCAAAGAGCTGAAGGCGGACCAGGCAAAGCAGGCCAAGGTCGCCGGCAGGAAAGGCTCTGCAGCCCCCCCTGCATCATCTCGAACAGCTCCAAAAAATGGAGTCGAGCGGAATCGTGTGTCTCCTGGAGCCTCGAGTGCCAAAGCGAAAGcagcggccgaggaggagaacaagaagatcaagaaggctgccTTGGCGACAACTGGTTATACCGGCACAGCACGACCCCGGCCAGGCGCTACCACCAAGCCAAAGGCTAGCAGCAGCGGCCCTGATCGTGACCCGCGAGACAAGGTACGCGAACGTCCCCGATATGGCGGCTCTCGCTCAAGAtacgaggaagaggacgacgacCTGGACGACTTTGTTGAGtatgatgaagatgaagacgaccCGTATGCCTATGGCCGTCGCGGTGGATATGACGACATGTCGGATGAGTCTGACATGGAGGCTGGTCTTTCCGACATTGAAGTCGAAGAGACGGCGGCTGAACGTCGTGCTCGCCTAGAGGACaagcaggaagaagaacGCGAGAAGCGGCTGAAGCGCGAGAAGGAAGAGCGAAAACGCAAGGCTCTAGAGGCCATGAGAGCCAGCCGGCGTTGA